From a region of the Dickeya poaceiphila genome:
- the ybiB gene encoding DNA-binding protein YbiB has product MDYTRIIKEVGRGKNHARDLEQDTAYQLYAQILHDQVPELELGGLLIAFRIKGESEAEMRGFYQAMSEQTLHLRAPAGSPMPVVIPSYNGARKQANLTPLLALLLHRLGLPVVVHGVSHDPTRVTSESIFRELGITPVEQAQEAQQRLDQGEPIFIPVSLLCPAIERQLDLRWRMGVRNSAHTLAKLATPFGDAEALRLASVSHPEYIGRVGRFFQDIDGRALLMHGTEGEVYANPQRCPEIHFIREQRQDMLQVRQDIAVASGALPSVKDAVTTARWTQACLAGEQPIPQAIRLQLACCLVGTGEAASMEQAASMIRKRLG; this is encoded by the coding sequence ATGGATTACACCCGAATCATTAAAGAGGTTGGCCGCGGCAAAAATCATGCGCGCGATCTGGAGCAGGACACGGCTTATCAACTGTATGCTCAAATACTGCATGATCAGGTGCCTGAGCTGGAACTGGGCGGGTTGTTGATCGCATTTCGCATTAAGGGCGAGTCCGAAGCGGAAATGCGTGGTTTCTATCAGGCGATGAGCGAACAGACCTTGCATCTGCGCGCCCCGGCTGGCAGCCCGATGCCGGTAGTCATTCCCAGCTATAACGGCGCTCGCAAACAGGCCAACCTGACACCATTACTGGCGCTGTTGCTGCATCGGCTGGGGTTGCCGGTGGTGGTGCACGGCGTGAGCCACGATCCAACCCGTGTAACCAGCGAGTCGATTTTTCGTGAACTGGGCATTACGCCGGTGGAGCAGGCGCAGGAAGCGCAGCAGCGGCTTGATCAAGGCGAACCGATATTCATACCGGTGTCGCTGCTGTGCCCCGCCATTGAGCGTCAGTTAGATCTGCGCTGGCGCATGGGGGTGCGCAACAGCGCCCATACACTGGCCAAGCTGGCCACGCCGTTTGGCGACGCCGAGGCATTGCGGTTGGCGAGCGTGTCGCATCCGGAATATATCGGGCGGGTCGGCAGATTCTTTCAGGATATTGATGGTCGTGCGTTGCTGATGCACGGCACCGAAGGCGAGGTCTATGCTAACCCGCAGCGCTGCCCGGAAATACATTTCATCCGTGAACAGCGTCAGGACATGCTGCAAGTGCGTCAGGATATCGCGGTAGCGAGCGGCGCGCTGCCGTCAGTGAAGGATGCCGTCACTACCGCCCGTTGGACGCAGGCTTGTCTGGCAGGCGAACAGCCGATACCACAGGCGATTCGCCTGCAACTGGCGTGCTGTCTGGTCGGAACGGGTGAAGCGGCCTCAATGGAACAGGCTGCTTCAATGATACGAAAACGACTGGGTTGA
- the dinG gene encoding ATP-dependent DNA helicase DinG has product MTLTPALKQQIGEWYKALQQQIPDFVSRAPQRQMIAEVAKALAGDYPRHLVIEAPTGVGKTLSYLIPGIAVGRAELKTLVISTANVALQDQIFNKDLPLLRQFIPELKFTAAFGRGRYVCPRNLAAMATEASAQGDLMLFMDDHLPSSREEQTTSARLQQALQSYAWDGLRDHCQESVSDALWQRLSTDKANCLGRNCHYYRECPFFLARREIEDADVVVTNHALVMAAMESDSVLPQAKNMLLVLDEGHHVPDVARDALEMSGEVTVNAVQHQMDQLIQQVGLCLAQFPPKSPPRLMQPDRLGDHCGEVREQLQLFERLSSLFLPPAQPDADYRFPMGELPEEMRECCNRLCKLADSLRGLAEYLLNDLAEKTGKHDVVKLHQAMLRISRLNGYWDAQSKLWRLAALEKSSNAPVSKWLLRERRDNQLHLYFHCAGIRVCDQLDRLLWRNLSHVVVTSATLRSLNSFSRLKELSGLDEEEGDTFIALDSPFNHREQGKLVIPRMRHEPLIAHEAQHIAEMARFFRAELQRDVHKGMLMLFASQRAMQQFLTEVPDLRLMLLVQGDQPRYRLVELHRQRVQQGQTSVLIGLQSFAEGLDLKGELLSQVHIHKIAFPPVDSPLVLTEGEWLKSLKRHPFVVQSLPSASFSLIQQVGRLIRSHDCFGEIVIYDRRLLTKSYGAQLLAALPVFPIEQRAMPDGE; this is encoded by the coding sequence ATGACCCTTACCCCCGCGTTAAAGCAGCAGATTGGCGAATGGTATAAAGCGCTGCAACAGCAGATTCCCGATTTTGTTTCCCGTGCGCCACAGCGCCAGATGATCGCCGAAGTGGCGAAAGCGCTGGCAGGCGACTATCCGCGTCATCTGGTGATCGAAGCGCCGACGGGCGTAGGTAAAACCCTTTCCTATCTGATTCCCGGCATCGCTGTTGGGCGAGCAGAGCTGAAAACGCTGGTGATCAGCACCGCCAACGTGGCGTTGCAGGACCAGATCTTTAATAAAGATTTGCCATTGCTGCGCCAGTTTATTCCTGAACTGAAATTCACTGCGGCGTTTGGCCGTGGGCGCTATGTTTGTCCGCGCAATCTGGCGGCGATGGCGACCGAAGCATCGGCGCAGGGCGATTTGATGCTGTTTATGGATGATCACCTGCCATCGAGCCGTGAAGAGCAAACCACCAGCGCCCGGCTACAGCAGGCGCTGCAAAGCTATGCCTGGGACGGGCTGCGCGATCACTGTCAGGAGTCAGTCAGCGATGCGCTGTGGCAGCGTCTGAGCACCGACAAGGCCAACTGTCTGGGGCGTAACTGCCATTATTACCGCGAATGCCCGTTTTTTCTGGCCCGTCGGGAAATTGAAGACGCCGATGTGGTGGTGACCAACCACGCGCTGGTGATGGCAGCGATGGAGAGCGATTCGGTACTGCCGCAGGCCAAAAACATGCTGCTGGTGCTGGATGAAGGCCACCACGTGCCGGATGTAGCGCGCGACGCGCTGGAGATGTCCGGCGAGGTGACGGTCAACGCGGTGCAACATCAGATGGATCAATTGATTCAGCAGGTGGGATTGTGTCTGGCGCAGTTTCCGCCCAAATCGCCGCCGCGACTGATGCAGCCCGACCGACTGGGCGATCACTGCGGCGAGGTTCGGGAACAGTTGCAACTGTTCGAGCGCCTGAGCAGCCTGTTTTTGCCGCCTGCCCAGCCGGACGCCGATTACCGTTTCCCGATGGGGGAACTGCCGGAAGAGATGCGTGAGTGCTGTAACCGGTTATGCAAACTGGCTGATAGCCTGCGTGGGCTGGCGGAATACCTGCTCAATGATTTGGCGGAGAAAACCGGCAAGCATGATGTGGTCAAGCTGCATCAGGCGATGTTGCGCATCAGCCGCCTGAACGGTTACTGGGACGCGCAGAGCAAACTATGGCGGCTGGCAGCGCTGGAGAAATCCTCTAACGCGCCGGTGTCGAAATGGCTGCTGCGGGAGAGGCGCGATAATCAGCTGCATCTCTATTTTCACTGCGCCGGTATCCGCGTATGCGACCAGTTGGACCGGTTGCTGTGGCGCAATCTGTCGCACGTGGTGGTCACCTCGGCGACGCTGCGCTCGCTTAACAGCTTCTCCCGCCTGAAAGAGCTGTCCGGGCTGGATGAAGAGGAGGGCGATACGTTTATCGCGCTGGATTCACCGTTCAATCACCGCGAGCAGGGCAAGCTGGTGATCCCGCGTATGCGCCATGAACCGCTGATCGCGCATGAAGCTCAACATATCGCCGAGATGGCGCGGTTTTTCCGCGCCGAATTGCAGCGGGATGTCCACAAAGGCATGTTGATGCTGTTCGCCAGTCAACGGGCGATGCAACAATTTCTGACCGAAGTGCCGGATCTGCGGTTGATGCTGCTGGTGCAGGGCGATCAGCCGCGCTACCGGCTGGTGGAATTGCACCGTCAGCGGGTGCAGCAAGGGCAGACCAGCGTGTTGATCGGCCTGCAATCCTTCGCGGAAGGATTAGATCTCAAGGGTGAGCTGCTGTCGCAGGTGCATATCCACAAGATTGCGTTTCCGCCGGTAGACAGCCCGCTTGTCCTCACTGAAGGCGAGTGGCTGAAAAGCCTCAAGCGTCATCCGTTTGTAGTGCAAAGCTTGCCGAGCGCCTCATTTAGCCTGATTCAACAGGTTGGCCGGTTGATTCGTAGCCATGATTGTTTTGGTGAAATCGTCATCTACGACCGCCGCTTGCTGACCAAAAGCTACGGCGCCCAGTTGCTGGCCGCGTTACCTGTATTTCCTATCGAACAGCGCGCCATGCCGGACGGTGAGTAG
- a CDS encoding membrane protein, producing MNIKKLGVVSLFALCALGGIGGVMLVGYIIIVHGG from the coding sequence ATGAATATTAAAAAACTGGGGGTTGTCAGCCTGTTTGCGCTCTGCGCATTAGGCGGCATTGGCGGCGTGATGCTGGTGGGGTATATCATTATCGTGCACGGCGGCTAA
- the bglX gene encoding beta-glucosidase BglX, which yields MKRFTSLALAVGLACSPLWAQTPGAVLQKSLSQQTSPQVTPAGQQRDAFVNDLMKKMTLDEKIGQLRLISVGPDNPKHAIREMIRNGQVGGIFNTVTRHDIRVMQDQVMQLSRLKIPLFFAYDVVHGQRTVFPIGLGLASSWDMSAVELSSRIAAYEATEDGLNMTWAPMVDITRDPRWGRVSEGFGEDTYLTSEIARVTVKGFQGDDLAGRHSLMTSVKHYALYGAAEGGRDYNTVDMSPQRMFQDYMPPYKAAIDAGSYGVMVSLNSINGVPATSNRWLLRDVLRDQWHFKGITISDHGAIKELIKHGVAADPSDASRIAVQSGIDMSMSDEYFVRYLPELVKRGVVSMKNIDDACRQVLNMKYDMGLFQDPYRHLGPVGSDPIDTNAESRLHREEARDVARRSLVLLKNRLDILPLKKSGAIAVVGPLADSKRDIIGSWSAAGRPAQAVTVYEGIRKAVGYNARVYYAKGSNVTNHPGLIKFLNEYDESVVIDPRSPQAMIDEAVDVAKKSDVVVAVVGESQGMAHEASSRAKITIPPEQKALIAALKATGKPLVLVLMNGRPLDLSREDQQANAILETWFSGTEGGNAIADVLFGDYNPSGKLPMTFPRSVGQIPMYYNHLPTGRPYSADAPNKYTSHYFDEANGPLYPFGYGLSYTTFTVSDVKLSSPTMKRNGSISASVTVTNTGKRAGETVAQLYLHDVVASVSRPVKELRGFQKVMLMPGESRTVTFTLSPQDLMFYNAQMQQVVEPGKFDVMIGLDSQRVKTGSFTLL from the coding sequence ATGAAACGGTTTACTTCACTGGCGCTCGCGGTCGGCCTGGCCTGTAGCCCGCTATGGGCGCAGACGCCCGGTGCGGTGTTACAAAAAAGTCTGTCGCAACAGACGTCACCGCAGGTAACACCCGCCGGGCAGCAGCGCGATGCCTTCGTTAACGACTTGATGAAGAAAATGACGCTGGATGAAAAGATTGGCCAGCTTCGTTTGATCAGCGTCGGCCCGGATAATCCGAAACACGCCATCCGTGAAATGATTCGCAACGGTCAGGTCGGCGGCATTTTCAACACCGTTACCCGACATGATATCCGCGTGATGCAGGATCAGGTGATGCAACTCAGCCGCCTGAAAATTCCACTGTTTTTCGCCTATGACGTCGTGCACGGCCAGCGTACCGTATTCCCTATTGGATTAGGGCTGGCTTCCAGCTGGGACATGAGCGCTGTGGAGCTGTCATCGAGAATTGCCGCGTATGAAGCGACCGAAGATGGCCTGAACATGACCTGGGCGCCTATGGTGGATATCACCCGTGATCCGCGATGGGGCCGTGTCTCCGAAGGTTTTGGCGAAGATACCTATCTGACCAGTGAAATCGCCCGTGTCACGGTAAAAGGTTTTCAGGGTGATGACCTGGCTGGTCGCCACTCGCTGATGACCAGCGTGAAACATTATGCGTTGTACGGCGCGGCGGAAGGCGGGCGAGACTACAACACCGTCGATATGAGTCCGCAACGCATGTTCCAGGATTACATGCCGCCCTACAAAGCCGCGATTGATGCAGGCAGTTATGGCGTGATGGTGTCGCTCAACTCCATCAACGGCGTACCGGCTACCTCAAACCGCTGGTTGTTGAGAGACGTGCTGCGTGACCAGTGGCATTTCAAAGGCATTACTATCAGTGATCACGGCGCTATTAAAGAGCTTATCAAGCACGGTGTGGCGGCGGACCCCAGCGATGCATCGCGCATTGCGGTGCAGTCCGGCATCGACATGAGCATGAGCGACGAGTATTTCGTGCGTTATCTGCCGGAGCTGGTCAAGCGCGGCGTGGTCAGTATGAAAAATATTGATGATGCCTGCCGCCAGGTACTGAACATGAAATATGACATGGGCCTGTTCCAGGACCCGTATCGTCACCTTGGCCCGGTGGGTTCCGACCCGATTGACACCAATGCCGAGAGTCGTCTGCACCGCGAAGAAGCGCGTGACGTAGCGCGCCGCAGTCTGGTGTTGTTGAAAAACCGCCTTGATATTCTGCCGTTGAAAAAATCCGGCGCTATCGCGGTGGTGGGACCGCTGGCCGACAGCAAACGTGACATTATCGGCAGTTGGTCCGCCGCAGGGCGCCCGGCACAGGCGGTCACCGTGTATGAAGGCATCCGTAAAGCCGTTGGGTATAATGCGCGGGTTTACTACGCTAAAGGCTCGAACGTCACCAACCATCCGGGGTTGATCAAATTCCTGAACGAGTATGATGAGTCGGTTGTGATTGATCCTCGCTCGCCGCAGGCGATGATTGACGAAGCGGTGGACGTGGCGAAGAAATCCGACGTGGTGGTAGCGGTAGTGGGCGAATCCCAGGGGATGGCGCACGAAGCCTCCAGCCGTGCCAAAATCACGATTCCGCCGGAGCAGAAAGCGTTGATTGCTGCGCTGAAAGCCACCGGCAAGCCGCTGGTGCTGGTGCTGATGAATGGCCGTCCACTCGACCTGAGTCGTGAAGATCAGCAGGCGAACGCGATACTGGAAACCTGGTTCAGCGGTACTGAAGGCGGTAACGCCATCGCCGATGTGCTGTTTGGCGATTATAACCCGTCCGGTAAGCTGCCGATGACCTTCCCGCGCTCGGTAGGTCAGATCCCGATGTACTACAACCACCTGCCGACCGGTCGTCCGTATTCGGCGGATGCGCCCAACAAATACACCTCGCATTATTTCGACGAGGCCAACGGCCCGCTGTATCCGTTTGGTTACGGTCTGAGTTACACCACCTTTACGGTGTCGGACGTGAAACTCTCCAGCCCGACGATGAAGCGCAACGGCAGCATTAGCGCCTCGGTAACGGTCACCAACACCGGTAAACGCGCCGGCGAAACCGTAGCGCAGCTGTATCTGCATGATGTGGTGGCGTCGGTCAGTCGTCCGGTGAAAGAACTGCGTGGCTTCCAGAAGGTGATGCTGATGCCGGGTGAAAGCCGCACCGTGACCTTTACTCTGTCGCCGCAGGATCTGATGTTCTACAACGCACAGATGCAGCAGGTGGTGGAGCCGGGCAAGTTTGATGTGATGATTGGGCTGGATTCTCAGCGCGTGAAAACCGGCAGCTTTACCTTGCTGTAA